The Nocardia sp. NBC_00508 nucleotide sequence GCGGCCCAGCTCGGTCCACCGCACGATGTGATGGTCACGTTCGGCCCACCGGCGAACGGTCACGTCGTGGGCCGAGACCAGGACGCCGGTCGGTACCGTTCCGCGTGTTGTGGTCGTCCATTCAGCGCCGCCGTCGCCCGAGTCGCCGTCCGAATGCTCGGCACCTGATTGCTCGGCACCCCAGTCGCCGTCCGGTCCGGCGGCCTCGTCGCCGGACCACTCGGCGGCGCTCCAGTCGTTCGCGGAGATCTCCTCGTAGTAGACCTGTGCCGCTGAGCCCGCCGTTCCGGTAAACCAGTACAGCGACACATCGAGCAGCATGCGATCACGGTCGATGCTGTCCTCCGGCAGCCCGTCCTCGGGCATGGTCAGCTCCTTGAACTTCTCCACGATCCAGGCGAGCTGGCCGACCGGCGAATCGTGCAGCCCGAAGGCGACCGTCTGTGGCCGCTTCGAATTGCATTGCAAGTAGGCATCATTGAAATTCTGCATCCGCTGCCAGCGCTGCTGCTCGACCTCGCTGAGCCCATCCATCTCCCCCTCGATGCCGATCGGGAAGGTGATCATGCCGTTGACGTGAACCCCGACCACCCGGTCCGGATCCTGCTTGCCCACCTGCGGGGCGACCCACGAACCGGTGTCGTAGCCGTGCACACCGTAGTTGTCGTACCCGAGCCGAGCCATTATCTGTGTGAACGCCGCCGCCATCTTGGCGGCGCTCATGCCGGGCCCGGCCAACGGCGTGGAGAACCCGAAACCGGGCAAGGATGCGATCACCAGGTGAAACGCGTCGGCCGGAGCACCGCCGTGCGAACGGGGATCCGACAGCGGAC carries:
- a CDS encoding epoxide hydrolase family protein; amino-acid sequence: MTNTPQSIRPFRIEIPQAQLDDLHARLVNTRWPDELPGVGWSRGVPVDYLKDLAVQWRTRFDWRAQEALLNELPHFVTDVDGQNIHFLHVRSPEADATPLLLLHGWPGGFTDFLDVIGPLSDPRSHGGAPADAFHLVIASLPGFGFSTPLAGPGMSAAKMAAAFTQIMARLGYDNYGVHGYDTGSWVAPQVGKQDPDRVVGVHVNGMITFPIGIEGEMDGLSEVEQQRWQRMQNFNDAYLQCNSKRPQTVAFGLHDSPVGQLAWIVEKFKELTMPEDGLPEDSIDRDRMLLDVSLYWFTGTAGSAAQVYYEEISANDWSAAEWSGDEAAGPDGDWGAEQSGAEHSDGDSGDGGAEWTTTTRGTVPTGVLVSAHDVTVRRWAERDHHIVRWTELGRGGHFLAMEEPQAVADDLRTFFRKLG